Proteins co-encoded in one Oncorhynchus masou masou isolate Uvic2021 chromosome 22, UVic_Omas_1.1, whole genome shotgun sequence genomic window:
- the mgat4c gene encoding alpha-1,3-mannosyl-glycoprotein 4-beta-N-acetylglucosaminyltransferase C: protein MRLVWKSLDKMRCFRKRSTIPFLGVLITCLLFLNLYMEDGYVLEEDKRPLRETSMHPSNTERYVHTFRDLTNFSGTINVTYRYLAGNPLPRKKYLTIGLSSVKRKRGNYLMETIKSIFDQSSYEELKEIVVVVHLADFDLAWCENLVQDISRKFAHHIIAGHLLVIHAPEEYYPSLDGLKRNYNDPEDRVRFRSKQNVDYAFLLNFCTNLSDFYMMLEDDVRCSRNFLTSLKKVVTSREGSYWVMLEFSKLGYIGKLYHSRDLPRLAHFLLMFYQEMPCDWLLIHFRDLLAQKDVIRFKPSLFQHMGYYSSYKGAENKLKDDDFEEDSIDIPDNPPASLNTNIHVFENYDATKAYSSVDEYFWGKPPSTGDFFVIVFNKSTKISKIKIVTGTDDRQNDILHHGALEVGEKLVGTKRGRQCSSYITLGEFKYGNIEVQDVDHKIAFDIECVRIVVTASQKEWLIIRSISLWTTQPPSQ from the exons ATGAGGCTGGTGTGGAAGTCCCTGGACAAGATGAGGTGTTTCCGTAAACGCTCCACCATTCCCTTTCTGGGGGTCCTGAtcacctgtctcctcttcctcaacCTGTACATGGAGGATGGATACGTCCTG GAGGAGGATAAAAGACCACTGAGAGAGACATCAATGCATCCTTCAAACACTGAGAGATACGTTCACACCTTCAGAGACCTCACTAATTTCTCTGGAACAATAAACGTCACATATCGTTACCTCGCTGGGAACCCACTGCCCCGAAAGA AATATCTAACCATTGGATTGTCATCCGTGAAAAGAAAAAGAGGAAATTACCTCATGGAGACGATCAAATCTATTTTTGACCAGTCCAGTTATGAGGAGCTGAAAGAGATTGTGGTGGTGGTCCACCTGGCAGACTTTGACCTGGCCTGGTGTGAAAACCTGGTGCAGGACATCTCCAGGAAGTTTGCCCACCACATCATCGCTGGGCATCTCCTGGTGATCCATGCCCCTGAGGAGTACTATCCATCACTGGATGGGCTGAAAAGGAACTACAATGACCCAGAGGACAGGGTACGATTCCGCTCCAAGCAGAACGTGGACTATGCCTTTCTCCTCAACTTCTGCACCAACCTCTCTGATTTCTACATGATGCTGGAGGATGATGTGCGCTGCTCACGGAACTTTCTGACATCCCTGAAGAAGGTGGTCACCTCCAGGGAAGGCTCCTACTGGGTGATGCTGGAGTTCTCCAAGCTTGGCTACATAGGGAAACTCTACCACTCAAGAGACCTGCCACGCCTGGCCCACTTCTTGCTCATGTTCTACCAGGAGATGCCCTGTGACTGGCTCCTCATTCACTTCCGGGACCTGCTTGCCCAGAAAGACGTGATCCGCTTCAAGCCCTCCTTGTTCCAGCACATGGGCTACTACTCCTCATATAAAGGGGCAGAGAACAAGTTGAAGGATGATGACTTTGAAGAAGACTCCATTGATATCCCTGACAACCCTCCTGCTAGCCTGAACACAAACATTCATGTATTTGAAAACTATGACGCCACCAAGGCTTATAGCAGTGTGGACGAATACTTTTGGGGGAAACCCCCCTCTACCGGAGACTTCTTTGTTATAGTCTTTAACAAATCAACTAAAATAAGCAAGATAAAAATTGTGACAGGAACGGACGATCGTCAGAACGATATCCTGCACCATGGAGCTCTGGAAGTAGGAGAGAAGCTGGTGGGGACAAAGAGAGGAAGGCAGTGTTCTTCCTACATCACGTTAGGGGAGTTTAAATATGGCAACATTGAGGTTCAAGACGTGGACCACAAGATTGCCTTTGACATTGAGTGTGTTCGTATTGTGGTGACTGCCAGTCAGAAAGAATGGCTGATTATTAGGAGTATAAGCTTGTGGACTACACAACCTCCCAGTCAATGA